The proteins below are encoded in one region of Bacillota bacterium:
- a CDS encoding type II toxin-antitoxin system RelE/ParE family toxin, whose amino-acid sequence MWQDKYLKEAKDDLDKLDPDLREIVLAGIKKVRQNPLSQSEGGYGKPLGNKGGNNLTGFFKIKYKGIGIRVVYTLVRDVKVMNIVVVSKRDETYCYETAAKRKRKYGDNVFKDMID is encoded by the coding sequence ATGTGGCAGGATAAATATTTAAAAGAGGCAAAAGATGACCTTGATAAACTTGATCCAGATTTACGGGAGATTGTATTGGCAGGTATTAAAAAAGTCAGACAAAACCCTCTGTCACAGAGTGAAGGTGGGTATGGTAAGCCTCTTGGGAATAAGGGCGGGAATAATCTAACTGGCTTTTTTAAAATTAAATATAAAGGAATTGGTATAAGAGTAGTATATACATTGGTAAGAGATGTAAAAGTAATGAATATAGTGGTAGTATCTAAACGAGATGAAACCTACTGTTATGAAACTGCTGCAAAGCGTAAGAGAAAATATGGTGATAATGTATTCAAGGATATGATTGATTGA
- a CDS encoding TniQ family protein, translating into MMTFFPVPYEDEVLYSVLARYHVRSGNTSYKATMKDLFGSTSVTAVMDLPSNIQNLVNNMPLNSRYTEEYLIKSHTLFPFYSAFLPPKRAEQIFKSMIGEKGGGIYSRIGIMASSITLNQYFKFCPVCVKEDKLRYGELYWHRVHQIPGVLICPKHHVPLYDSQVPIRGYNKHEYRAAGEENCVEPDIVINYSDDVFEKLIRLAEDAQVLLNSDFEKRDIEWYKEQYLAKMMEMGFATSNGKVHQKEFIKEFIDYYGEKFLEIVQSRVDVDNNSNWLMDMIRKKNKTAHPIRHLLLSRFLGISLPDLFYKKMEYQPFGDGPWPCLNAASDHYLKPVVSDLKVSYSTDLKCPVGTFSCTCGFVYTRSGPDESEDARYRFGRIKKFGQVWEERLKELVNQKLSLRETARLLGVDANTVKKYTKKLGLTTYWEKRSESDKECDSNRNNTSSMNLERSYYRQKWKELRMQHPEMGKTQLREMDKALFSWLYRNDREWLNRNSPDKKTTNTINSRVDWNQRDNVILSQVKEIVDKILNSDGKPERITVSLIGGKLGVRGLLEKHLDKMPKTKAYLDSVKETNRDFRLRRMRWAVRELEKEGQELQLWKIMRKAGIREEYKFEFSKRDEE; encoded by the coding sequence ATGATGACGTTTTTTCCTGTGCCTTATGAGGATGAAGTATTATATAGCGTCCTTGCAAGGTACCATGTGCGAAGTGGAAATACAAGTTATAAGGCGACAATGAAAGACCTTTTCGGTTCAACTTCCGTAACAGCAGTGATGGACCTGCCTTCCAATATACAGAACCTTGTTAATAATATGCCCCTTAATTCCCGATATACAGAAGAATATCTCATAAAAAGCCATACACTTTTTCCCTTCTACTCTGCCTTTTTGCCTCCAAAACGTGCAGAACAGATTTTTAAATCAATGATAGGGGAAAAGGGAGGTGGCATATACAGCCGAATTGGAATTATGGCCAGTTCCATTACATTAAACCAATATTTTAAGTTCTGCCCTGTCTGTGTTAAAGAAGATAAATTGCGGTATGGAGAGTTATACTGGCATAGGGTTCATCAAATTCCTGGAGTACTGATATGTCCAAAACATCATGTTCCTTTATATGACAGCCAGGTGCCTATCAGGGGATATAATAAACACGAATATCGGGCTGCTGGCGAGGAGAACTGTGTAGAACCCGATATTGTTATCAACTACTCTGATGATGTTTTTGAAAAACTGATTAGGCTCGCAGAGGATGCTCAGGTTTTGCTTAACAGCGACTTTGAAAAGAGAGATATAGAATGGTATAAAGAGCAGTATCTTGCAAAGATGATGGAAATGGGATTTGCAACTTCAAACGGAAAAGTGCATCAAAAGGAGTTTATAAAAGAGTTTATTGATTATTATGGCGAAAAATTTTTAGAAATTGTTCAGTCCAGGGTTGATGTCGATAACAATTCAAATTGGCTAATGGATATGATAAGGAAGAAAAACAAGACTGCTCATCCTATCAGACATTTGCTTTTGTCCCGTTTTCTTGGTATTTCTCTTCCTGATTTATTTTATAAAAAGATGGAATATCAGCCTTTCGGAGATGGACCATGGCCTTGCCTGAATGCAGCGTCAGACCACTACCTAAAACCAGTTGTTTCTGACTTAAAAGTCTCATACAGTACGGATTTGAAATGTCCTGTTGGGACTTTTTCTTGCACTTGCGGATTTGTTTATACAAGGAGTGGACCAGATGAGTCTGAGGATGCAAGATATAGGTTTGGAAGGATAAAAAAATTTGGGCAAGTGTGGGAGGAGAGACTTAAAGAATTAGTAAACCAAAAGTTGAGTTTAAGAGAAACAGCGAGGTTATTAGGTGTAGACGCTAATACGGTCAAGAAGTATACCAAGAAACTTGGGTTAACTACCTACTGGGAAAAGCGGAGTGAGTCCGATAAAGAATGTGATAGCAATCGTAATAATACTTCTTCAATGAATTTGGAAAGGAGTTATTACAGACAGAAGTGGAAGGAATTAAGAATGCAGCACCCAGAGATGGGGAAGACGCAATTACGGGAAATGGATAAGGCTTTATTTTCTTGGCTTTATAGAAATGACAGGGAGTGGTTGAACCGGAACTCGCCTGATAAAAAGACGACTAATACTATTAATAGCAGAGTTGACTGGAACCAAAGGGATAATGTGATATTGTCTCAGGTAAAAGAGATTGTTGATAAGATACTAAATTCAGATGGAAAGCCTGAAAGAATTACTGTTAGTCTAATTGGCGGTAAATTAGGTGTAAGGGGCTTGCTTGAAAAGCATTTAGATAAAATGCCAAAGACAAAGGCATATCTGGACTCTGTTAAAGAGACTAATCGTGACTTTCGTTTGAGGAGGATGCGCTGGGCAGTTAGAGAATTAGAAAAAGAAGGACAAGAACTTCAGTTGTGGAAGATAATGAGGAAGGCTGGAATAAGGGAGGAATATAAATTTGAATTTAGTAAAAGGGATGAAGAGTAA
- a CDS encoding LysE family transporter, whose translation MVLWGIFISAFLIGFSGALMPGPMLGVTIDGSLKKGWTAGPLTVLGHGILEFILIIIMTFGLKDFFSNPTVAGFIGLFGGAFLAWMGYGMIKSGINKSVSLENQRAGNSAGMKNLVLAGALVSATNPYFILWWASTGMESIRQSYTLGLIGVLFFFIGHILSDFVWYSAISIAFSRGKKLISDTVYRWIILLLGIFIIVFSVYFISSGWKMLRMP comes from the coding sequence ATGGTTTTGTGGGGGATTTTCATTAGTGCTTTTTTAATAGGCTTTTCAGGAGCATTAATGCCTGGGCCTATGTTGGGGGTCACGATTGATGGCAGCCTTAAAAAAGGGTGGACAGCAGGCCCTTTGACAGTATTAGGACATGGAATCCTGGAATTTATACTAATTATCATCATGACATTCGGACTTAAAGATTTTTTCTCTAATCCGACAGTTGCGGGATTTATTGGATTATTTGGCGGTGCTTTTCTTGCATGGATGGGGTATGGAATGATCAAGTCTGGTATAAATAAGTCAGTTTCTCTGGAGAACCAAAGAGCAGGGAATAGTGCAGGTATGAAAAATCTTGTATTAGCGGGAGCACTTGTAAGCGCTACTAATCCTTACTTCATTCTCTGGTGGGCGTCAACGGGGATGGAGTCAATACGCCAGTCTTATACTTTAGGGTTAATTGGTGTTTTGTTCTTTTTTATAGGACATATTTTATCGGACTTTGTGTGGTATTCAGCAATTTCCATAGCATTTTCCAGAGGCAAGAAACTGATAAGTGATACTGTATATCGCTGGATTATTTTATTGTTAGGTATATTTATTATAGTATTTTCAGTATATTTTATAAGCAGCGGATGGAAAATGCTTCGGATGCCATGA
- a CDS encoding SIR2 family protein, which produces MHNYEKLLNKIRNNEVVLWVGAGFSKYAGVPTGGELVQKIKSYATPSEKELLSYYNTLPEVAEEFVKMRNNKKTELFSIIKSALQVNINISDLYVHNSLKNIPQIQTIITTNFDDLFEKAYGNDIEVIIRDESIATAFSSINSDKVKLFKIHSDFTNPDLIIITKSDYLKFFDGDIYRPLWTEIKSIIAKKSIFFVGYSLEDPNIQFIFDKIIEKLGQFSNECFLASPQLPEYKQINLSTKNISYIPMTAEEIIPKLEKDIKDKLIEDCSKRLVDFQKVKKVFENEGIKLDFQIIGQNPYLSSIGLLKGNADNVDMNVSISFENNKKDEEYINTMKKLYDFLNGKSFEPITIPGEFIKGVDSKINGYNINPVSQNLQKFTSFYLSPYPEEEYAGHLYFQDIDEPENVIFKRYVSKYLIQTEINHKSFKIVFKFSLISVDEHHSKIDDKKLNIQWLKPSDIFEGSKISKLLLKWFNGEKVSLYKADDYSIHFDLPDISVEKDNLKEFVESFKLQEYVYSNLVKIQRYYHVNFKVPDNILYDDIDKINRLSSIVKNDGKLYIKELPISDEKIIALHNKEKSDVFEFDIVGEDEETIELFGTELTLGRPHIHCDDAYIETQNMVLDEKEKNSSVIIKSKSGNLFIEYKQNI; this is translated from the coding sequence ATGCATAACTATGAGAAACTATTAAATAAAATTAGAAATAATGAAGTAGTTCTTTGGGTAGGAGCAGGATTCTCTAAATATGCAGGAGTGCCGACGGGAGGAGAATTAGTACAGAAAATTAAATCATATGCAACGCCAAGTGAAAAGGAACTGTTGAGTTATTATAACACTTTACCAGAAGTAGCAGAAGAATTTGTGAAAATGCGTAATAATAAAAAAACAGAGTTATTTTCAATAATTAAAAGTGCTTTACAAGTAAATATTAATATTTCAGATTTATATGTACATAATTCATTAAAAAACATACCGCAAATACAAACAATAATTACGACAAATTTTGATGATTTATTCGAAAAAGCATATGGAAACGATATAGAGGTAATTATTAGAGATGAATCTATTGCTACAGCATTTTCATCGATTAATTCTGACAAAGTTAAATTATTTAAAATACATTCTGATTTTACTAATCCAGATTTAATTATAATAACAAAATCTGATTATCTGAAATTTTTTGATGGCGATATATACAGGCCATTATGGACAGAGATAAAATCTATTATTGCCAAAAAATCAATTTTCTTTGTTGGATATTCTTTAGAAGACCCTAATATCCAATTTATTTTTGATAAGATAATTGAGAAGTTGGGACAATTTAGTAATGAATGTTTTTTAGCAAGCCCACAATTACCAGAGTATAAACAAATTAATTTATCTACAAAAAATATATCGTATATTCCAATGACTGCAGAAGAAATTATTCCCAAATTAGAAAAGGATATTAAAGATAAATTAATAGAGGATTGTAGTAAACGATTAGTAGACTTTCAGAAAGTAAAAAAGGTTTTTGAAAACGAAGGTATTAAATTGGATTTTCAAATTATTGGACAGAACCCATATTTATCTTCTATAGGTTTATTAAAAGGTAATGCTGATAACGTTGACATGAATGTTAGTATTAGTTTCGAAAATAATAAAAAAGACGAAGAGTATATTAATACAATGAAAAAATTATATGATTTTTTAAATGGTAAGAGTTTTGAACCTATTACTATACCTGGCGAGTTTATTAAGGGAGTTGATAGTAAAATTAATGGCTATAACATAAATCCAGTTTCACAAAATTTACAGAAGTTTACCAGTTTCTATCTATCTCCTTATCCAGAGGAGGAATATGCAGGACATCTATATTTTCAAGACATAGATGAACCTGAAAATGTCATATTTAAAAGATATGTTTCTAAGTATTTAATACAAACTGAAATAAATCATAAAAGTTTTAAAATAGTATTCAAGTTTTCGCTAATAAGTGTTGACGAGCATCATAGTAAAATTGATGACAAAAAACTTAATATTCAATGGTTAAAACCTTCAGATATATTTGAAGGAAGTAAAATTTCAAAGTTGCTTTTGAAATGGTTTAATGGGGAAAAAGTGTCATTATATAAAGCAGACGATTACAGTATTCATTTTGATTTGCCTGATATATCGGTTGAAAAAGATAATTTGAAAGAATTTGTTGAATCGTTTAAACTACAAGAGTATGTTTATTCTAATCTTGTAAAAATACAAAGATATTATCATGTGAATTTTAAAGTGCCAGATAATATATTATATGATGATATTGATAAAATTAATAGATTAAGCAGTATTGTTAAAAACGATGGTAAATTATATATTAAGGAATTACCAATTTCAGATGAAAAGATAATTGCTTTACATAATAAAGAAAAAAGTGATGTGTTTGAATTTGATATAGTGGGTGAGGATGAAGAAACTATAGAACTCTTTGGCACTGAATTGACATTAGGTCGTCCGCATATTCACTGTGATGATGCTTATATAGAAACTCAAAATATGGTGTTAGATGAAAAAGAAAAAAACTCCTCGGTAATAATAAAAAGTAAATCAGGAAATTTATTTATTGAGTATAAGCAGAATATATAA
- a CDS encoding nucleotidyltransferase domain-containing protein translates to MYPYYNENEKVKNQILIKYDPEDIILFGSCVKGSIKRGSDIDIYVILETEDKRKTLREMLVEIEYDIDLDIVIYTPSEWSKYKDDKATFVNIINRTGFRTTSIRFSNLDTETVW, encoded by the coding sequence ATTTATCCTTATTATAATGAGAATGAAAAAGTTAAGAATCAGATTCTAATAAAATACGACCCTGAAGATATAATCCTTTTTGGCTCATGTGTAAAAGGTTCTATTAAGCGTGGTAGCGATATAGATATTTACGTAATCCTTGAGACAGAAGACAAGAGAAAAACATTAAGAGAAATGCTTGTTGAGATTGAATACGATATAGATTTAGACATTGTTATATATACTCCGTCCGAATGGTCAAAGTATAAAGATGATAAAGCAACTTTTGTGAACATTATCAATAGAACAGGATTCAGGACTACTAGCATTAGATTTTCCAACCTGGACACAGAAACAGTTTGGTAA
- a CDS encoding type II toxin-antitoxin system PemK/MazF family toxin — translation MSVMVKRGDIFYADLGSGVGAVLKGIRPVIVIQNDIGNQYSPTVVVAAITSQLNKAKLPTHVAIFSGEFGLSKDSVVLLEQIFTLDKKMLRQKIGTVNDAVLKKIENALSISVGVGKGTEPLEIQELKNYISQLTRPLVITEGKTDVILIETAWQKLYPKTQMFFECQSSGIEFEEDERKGNADSVRRKLEHLSTIATRPIIGLFDNDREGNEQFKSLSKKNI, via the coding sequence ATGAGTGTTATGGTTAAAAGAGGGGATATATTTTATGCGGATTTAGGGAGTGGAGTAGGAGCAGTACTAAAAGGTATAAGACCAGTTATCGTTATTCAAAATGATATTGGAAACCAATACTCACCAACAGTAGTAGTGGCAGCAATTACATCACAGTTGAATAAGGCAAAATTACCTACTCATGTTGCCATATTTTCGGGAGAATTTGGGTTATCTAAAGATTCAGTAGTTTTACTTGAACAGATTTTCACTTTAGATAAAAAAATGTTAAGACAAAAGATAGGAACAGTTAATGATGCTGTTTTAAAAAAAATAGAAAATGCTTTGAGTATATCTGTAGGGGTAGGTAAAGGTACGGAACCTCTTGAAATTCAAGAACTTAAAAATTATATATCACAATTAACAAGACCTTTAGTTATTACAGAAGGAAAAACAGATGTAATATTAATTGAAACTGCTTGGCAAAAACTTTATCCTAAAACACAAATGTTTTTTGAATGTCAATCCTCTGGAATAGAATTTGAAGAAGATGAAAGGAAAGGAAATGCTGACAGTGTAAGAAGAAAACTTGAGCATTTATCAACTATAGCAACCAGACCTATAATTGGATTGTTTGATAATGATAGAGAAGGAAATGAACAATTTAAATCCTTAAGTAAAAAAAATATTTGA
- a CDS encoding DUF89 family protein: MRSYIDCVHCYLKQVVTCMNLAGVDEDTQYEVIYKLMDYVKSFDRNDSPAENSTKAILKAYEMIGVNDPYKRAKRESNDIALSLYPKLKAIVEDSNDSLYQALKVAVAGNVIDLGINRSYDIDAGLKHSLEIGFSKDDYAAFIKKLNIVEEVLFLGDNAGEIVFDKILVEELVRRGKKVIYAVKEGPILNDATMCDAIYVGMDKIADVITTGTNFLGISLKRLSKTFLNRLENAKLVLSKGQANFESLEEEALVKDKVFFLLKIKCQEVSKVAGAEFGDVVFFAR; this comes from the coding sequence ATGAGATCATATATAGATTGCGTACACTGTTATCTAAAGCAGGTAGTTACCTGTATGAACCTTGCAGGAGTAGATGAGGATACCCAATATGAAGTTATTTATAAGCTGATGGACTATGTAAAGAGTTTTGATAGAAATGATTCCCCTGCCGAAAACTCAACTAAAGCCATCCTGAAAGCGTATGAAATGATTGGAGTGAATGATCCATACAAAAGAGCCAAAAGGGAATCTAACGATATAGCACTTTCACTATATCCAAAACTCAAGGCAATTGTAGAAGATTCCAATGACAGTTTATATCAGGCTTTGAAGGTAGCGGTTGCCGGAAACGTCATTGACCTTGGTATCAATAGGAGCTACGATATAGATGCAGGCTTAAAACATAGTTTAGAGATTGGGTTTTCAAAGGATGATTATGCAGCTTTTATAAAAAAACTTAATATCGTTGAAGAGGTACTGTTTTTAGGGGATAATGCCGGCGAGATTGTATTTGACAAAATACTGGTCGAGGAATTGGTCCGAAGGGGAAAAAAGGTAATATATGCAGTTAAAGAAGGGCCTATTTTAAACGATGCAACTATGTGTGATGCCATTTATGTCGGTATGGATAAAATAGCGGATGTAATAACTACAGGAACTAATTTTTTAGGAATTAGTCTAAAGCGGCTTTCCAAGACTTTTCTAAATAGGCTTGAAAATGCTAAACTGGTTTTATCCAAAGGACAGGCCAATTTTGAATCTTTAGAGGAAGAGGCTTTAGTCAAAGATAAGGTTTTCTTTCTTTTGAAGATTAAATGTCAAGAGGTCAGTAAGGTAGCGGGAGCAGAATTTGGTGATGTGGTGTTTTTTGCTAGATAG
- a CDS encoding ATP-binding protein has translation MNKVIIPNGANAVVAEYKEQLIPEYCGNPFIEALPPIYSQEEVVEKLALYPRYNPEERQLESHYRIHMVQRLFQCFQPLGIHLDLESRISRVIRQGYLARNPFKPSYAESLQDGYKAIQSLKWELSSNESFRTTAAGFTMIGVSGMGKTTAINRVLSLFPQIIVHSQYKNINFSMYQLVWLKLDCPFDGSLKGLCIEFFHKVDDLLGTDYYKKFGVGRKTVDNMLSIISQIARNTALGVLVIDEIQHLNGSKSGGDEKMLNFFVTLVNTIGVPVILIGTTKALSVLQSEFRQARRGSGQGDMIWERLSKDKSWELLINALWDYQWTKKEVPLTPELNDVIYEESQGIIDIAVKLYAMSQIRAILSGREDITVNLIKQVAKDNLKLVRPMLEALKSGNIKEIAKYEDICTVDIDFLGFVDKSKQSLEWDMRMKMLQRQQKEKEKEVNLYRKEQAILKLLDLNIDAKKAQKAVEQVLDGEEGLEVSEIVIKAVQMISTNDKPKRKEKSKAKKMDENDIRFIVEEGRRNKKSAYESLKEKGLIRQVENDFFKAV, from the coding sequence ATGAATAAAGTGATAATACCTAATGGCGCTAATGCTGTAGTTGCAGAATACAAGGAACAGTTGATACCTGAATACTGCGGAAACCCGTTTATTGAAGCACTGCCACCAATTTATTCCCAGGAAGAAGTAGTGGAGAAACTTGCACTTTATCCGCGCTATAACCCAGAAGAAAGGCAATTGGAAAGCCACTACCGCATCCATATGGTTCAGCGGTTGTTCCAGTGTTTCCAGCCGCTTGGTATTCATCTTGACCTTGAAAGCAGGATAAGCAGGGTTATAAGGCAGGGATACCTGGCACGTAACCCATTTAAACCTTCCTATGCTGAAAGTCTTCAGGATGGATATAAGGCGATACAAAGCCTGAAATGGGAATTAAGCAGCAATGAGTCCTTCAGGACTACTGCAGCAGGCTTTACGATGATAGGGGTAAGCGGAATGGGCAAGACAACGGCTATCAACCGTGTATTATCCCTTTTTCCTCAGATAATTGTTCATTCACAATATAAGAATATCAATTTTAGCATGTACCAACTGGTTTGGCTGAAATTAGACTGTCCTTTTGACGGCTCTTTGAAGGGGCTCTGTATAGAGTTTTTCCATAAGGTAGACGACCTGTTGGGTACGGATTATTATAAGAAGTTCGGGGTAGGGAGGAAAACCGTAGACAATATGCTCTCTATAATATCCCAGATAGCCAGAAATACAGCCTTAGGCGTATTGGTCATAGACGAGATTCAGCATTTGAATGGGTCAAAAAGCGGTGGGGATGAAAAGATGCTTAACTTTTTTGTAACCCTTGTCAATACCATTGGAGTACCAGTCATACTTATCGGAACTACAAAAGCATTATCGGTTCTACAATCGGAATTCCGTCAGGCAAGGCGAGGCAGCGGTCAGGGGGATATGATTTGGGAAAGGCTGAGCAAAGATAAAAGTTGGGAACTGCTAATCAATGCACTTTGGGACTATCAGTGGACCAAAAAGGAAGTACCTTTAACACCTGAATTAAACGATGTAATTTATGAAGAGTCACAGGGCATCATTGACATTGCGGTAAAACTTTATGCTATGTCCCAAATACGGGCAATCCTCTCAGGCAGGGAGGATATTACTGTAAATCTGATTAAGCAGGTTGCAAAGGATAATTTGAAATTGGTCCGCCCTATGCTGGAAGCCTTAAAATCGGGAAACATTAAAGAAATCGCCAAGTATGAGGATATTTGTACTGTAGACATTGATTTTCTGGGATTTGTAGACAAAAGCAAACAATCATTAGAATGGGATATGAGGATGAAGATGCTCCAAAGGCAGCAGAAGGAAAAAGAAAAGGAAGTGAACCTTTACAGGAAGGAACAGGCGATTTTAAAATTATTGGACTTAAATATTGATGCAAAAAAGGCTCAAAAAGCAGTAGAGCAGGTTCTTGATGGTGAAGAAGGACTTGAAGTCTCAGAGATTGTAATAAAGGCTGTGCAGATGATATCAACCAATGATAAACCAAAGCGAAAGGAAAAGAGTAAAGCAAAGAAGATGGATGAAAATGATATAAGGTTTATTGTGGAAGAAGGCAGGAGAAATAAAAAATCAGCCTATGAATCATTAAAAGAAAAAGGACTTATCAGGCAAGTGGAAAATGATTTTTTCAAGGCGGTGTAG
- a CDS encoding type II toxin-antitoxin system Phd/YefM family antitoxin: MPDTVKLDLRDVIGRLISVSDLSRGMASKIIQRVGKNKEQYIIVKNNKPEAIILSVDEYTDLLETKENFELLKMANERIKNFNQNETLTRDDIIKEYNISEERLDKLMETVEIE, translated from the coding sequence ATGCCTGACACAGTAAAACTTGATTTAAGAGATGTGATCGGCAGACTTATATCTGTTTCTGATTTAAGCAGAGGCATGGCTTCAAAGATTATACAACGGGTTGGGAAAAACAAAGAGCAGTATATTATTGTAAAAAACAATAAACCAGAGGCGATAATACTGTCTGTTGATGAATATACAGATCTTTTGGAAACAAAGGAGAACTTTGAGCTTTTGAAGATGGCAAATGAAAGAATAAAAAATTTTAACCAGAATGAAACCCTAACCCGCGATGATATAATAAAAGAATATAATATTAGTGAAGAGCGGCTCGATAAACTTATGGAGACAGTGGAGATTGAATAA
- a CDS encoding DUF998 domain-containing protein, producing the protein MPFGMIGVLFYFTHTILGRILWKEYNPITMDISSLTADGAPNAHLLRMLTFIYGICMVLFIVGLIKKSFSEYHSLLKTGYIVLMIMQLTSIFGYSLFPLSGDKTEMNFQNIMHIIVTVIVVFTTIASSFLISFGYLKQEKMKGLGKFTLVMAILITVFGVFNPISMNLKLNILGLTERLVIYTIQVLMFVLSYYYTFKENK; encoded by the coding sequence ATGCCATTTGGAATGATTGGCGTACTATTTTATTTTACGCATACCATCTTAGGGAGAATTTTGTGGAAAGAATATAATCCAATTACAATGGATATCAGTTCTCTTACCGCTGATGGAGCACCTAATGCACATTTATTACGAATGCTTACTTTTATTTATGGCATTTGCATGGTTTTATTTATAGTGGGACTGATTAAAAAATCATTCAGCGAATATCATAGCCTATTAAAAACTGGATATATAGTTTTAATGATAATGCAATTAACTTCAATATTTGGTTATAGTTTATTTCCACTAAGTGGGGATAAAACAGAGATGAATTTTCAAAATATCATGCACATTATTGTGACAGTTATTGTAGTGTTTACAACAATCGCTTCATCTTTTTTAATTTCATTTGGGTATTTAAAACAGGAGAAAATGAAAGGGCTTGGAAAATTCACCTTAGTAATGGCTATACTTATTACTGTATTTGGAGTATTTAATCCAATTTCTATGAATTTGAAACTAAATATATTAGGTTTAACAGAACGATTAGTTATTTACACTATACAAGTGCTCATGTTTGTGCTTTCTTACTACTATACTTTTAAGGAAAATAAGTGA
- a CDS encoding Rpn family recombination-promoting nuclease/putative transposase, with the protein MSIINKPHDKFFKETLSDLETTKDFMLNYLPKELLEIIDLDSISAEKDSFIDKELKELFSDVLFKTIINGKDGYIYFLFEHKSYLSERTPLQLLKYMIRIWEQKINKENISKLPIIIPLVVYHGEDKWNIDIRFTGMIEGIGDLPENIRKYIPHYEYILYDLSPYGEEEIKGNVKLRIFLEILKAIFNENFDEFIKTLERSFEALEKLEHQEKGIDYFETFVRYIMNARNDINIKDVYEAAKKISLERSEEIMTIAEQLIKEGMQKGMQKGMQKGIIEGKRKIARNLLKLGFSAEQVAEAAELSTEEVLQLKMKVEN; encoded by the coding sequence ATGAGTATTATAAACAAGCCACATGATAAGTTTTTTAAAGAAACTTTAAGTGATCTTGAAACTACAAAAGATTTCATGCTCAACTATCTGCCCAAAGAGTTACTAGAAATAATTGATCTAGATAGTATTTCGGCTGAGAAAGATAGCTTTATTGACAAAGAATTAAAAGAACTATTTTCAGATGTATTATTTAAGACCATTATTAATGGAAAAGACGGATATATTTATTTTTTATTTGAACATAAAAGCTATTTATCAGAGAGAACACCTTTACAGTTATTAAAGTATATGATTAGAATATGGGAACAAAAAATTAATAAAGAAAATATTAGTAAGTTACCCATAATTATTCCTTTAGTAGTTTACCATGGAGAGGATAAGTGGAACATAGATATAAGATTTACAGGGATGATAGAAGGGATAGGGGACTTGCCGGAAAACATTAGAAAATACATTCCCCACTATGAATATATTCTATATGACTTATCACCCTATGGAGAAGAAGAAATAAAAGGAAATGTAAAACTTAGGATTTTTTTAGAGATACTAAAGGCAATATTCAATGAAAACTTTGATGAATTTATAAAAACTCTGGAAAGGTCATTTGAAGCCTTAGAAAAACTGGAACATCAGGAAAAAGGCATAGACTATTTTGAGACTTTTGTTAGATATATTATGAATGCAAGAAACGACATCAATATAAAAGATGTCTATGAAGCAGCAAAAAAAATCTCTTTAGAAAGGAGCGAGGAGATTATGACAATAGCAGAACAACTTATTAAAGAAGGAATGCAAAAAGGAATGCAAAAAGGAATGCAAAAAGGAATTATAGAGGGAAAAAGAAAAATAGCTAGAAACCTTTTGAAACTGGGATTTTCAGCAGAACAAGTAGCAGAAGCTGCTGAGTTGTCTACTGAAGAAGTTTTGCAGTTAAAAATGAAGGTTGAAAATTAA